Proteins from a genomic interval of Bifidobacterium longum subsp. infantis ATCC 15697 = JCM 1222 = DSM 20088:
- a CDS encoding aldo/keto reductase, translating to MALFRNLGPFSTTAIGHGEMPLTIENNRGHEVGIETLHASLDAGCRHIDTAWAYYCSGGEEQTGEKLVREALETWKGPKDEVLVATKVGHFRNFTDGRPTWDVDGRPENLIRRGKESALALGVDTIDLLYFHRPDPKVPYNESIEAIKQLVDEGVAQEAGISNASIEQIDIARGILGDKLVAVQNQYSPIHLETQDTLDYCAKVGLAFVCWSPLGGYRHPYDETKFDPFREVAAAHGVSYQQVVLAWELAKGDHVFVIPGAHRPETILDSLKADQLELTPEELAKLG from the coding sequence ATGGCATTGTTCCGTAACCTCGGACCGTTCTCCACCACCGCCATCGGCCACGGCGAAATGCCGCTGACCATCGAAAACAACCGCGGCCACGAGGTCGGCATCGAAACCCTGCATGCCTCGCTGGACGCCGGTTGCCGCCACATCGACACCGCTTGGGCCTACTACTGCTCCGGCGGCGAGGAGCAGACCGGTGAAAAGCTGGTGCGCGAGGCCCTTGAGACCTGGAAGGGGCCGAAGGACGAGGTGCTGGTGGCCACCAAGGTGGGCCACTTCCGCAACTTCACCGACGGCCGCCCCACGTGGGATGTGGACGGTCGCCCGGAGAACCTGATTCGGCGCGGCAAGGAGAGCGCACTGGCGCTCGGCGTGGACACCATCGACCTGCTGTACTTCCACCGCCCGGACCCGAAGGTGCCGTACAACGAGTCCATCGAAGCCATCAAGCAGCTGGTGGACGAGGGCGTGGCGCAGGAGGCCGGTATCTCCAACGCCTCCATCGAGCAAATCGACATTGCGCGCGGCATTCTGGGCGACAAGCTCGTGGCCGTGCAGAACCAGTACTCGCCGATTCACCTGGAGACCCAGGACACGCTCGACTACTGCGCCAAGGTCGGTCTGGCCTTCGTGTGCTGGAGCCCGCTCGGCGGCTACCGTCACCCCTATGATGAGACCAAGTTCGACCCGTTCCGCGAGGTCGCGGCGGCCCATGGCGTGAGCTACCAGCAGGTCGTGCTGGCATGGGAGCTCGCCAAGGGAGATCACGTGTTCGTGATTCCCGGTGCGCACCGTCCCGAAACCATCCTCGACTCCCTGAAGGCCGACCAGCTCGAACTCACCCCCGAAGAACTCGCCAAGCTCGGCTGA
- a CDS encoding nucleoside hydrolase yields MRKKLILDLDTGIDDALAIAYALGSADEIDLIGITATYGNVAVPLATRNALAVLHLFGRDDVPVYPGVDYPIAPATLPTMRGTTPDERAQAYARWQNGGAGGWQTDAPWSPTPGSVAVHHPNGIGGAIIPDSPRAPEAPGSAVDFIITAAHEYGPDLTIVPTGAMTTMATVFRNAPDLKDSGVNVTLMGGSLTLPGNVSPAAEANISQDPEAADYLFKCGARTTMIGLDVTHQTVLTREKAHEWDALGTPAGDFLVTMTDYYIDFYVKNQPEIHGCGLHDPLAVAAALDPSLITTFGFNLQVDLEGPFRGRTIGDRSRLQDFDKHTQVALGVDVSEFLDRFMARVTAAARG; encoded by the coding sequence ATGCGTAAAAAACTCATCCTCGACCTCGATACCGGCATCGATGACGCGCTCGCCATCGCATATGCCCTAGGCAGTGCCGACGAGATCGATCTGATCGGTATCACGGCCACCTACGGCAATGTCGCGGTGCCCCTGGCCACGCGCAACGCGCTGGCGGTACTGCACTTGTTCGGGCGTGACGATGTCCCGGTCTATCCCGGAGTCGACTATCCCATCGCCCCGGCAACCTTGCCGACAATGCGTGGCACCACACCGGATGAGCGGGCCCAAGCCTATGCGCGCTGGCAGAACGGCGGCGCGGGCGGCTGGCAAACGGACGCTCCGTGGTCACCAACTCCCGGCTCGGTGGCGGTCCACCATCCCAACGGCATCGGTGGCGCAATCATCCCCGACTCCCCGCGCGCTCCGGAAGCACCAGGCTCGGCGGTCGATTTCATCATCACCGCCGCGCACGAATACGGCCCGGATCTGACCATCGTACCTACGGGCGCGATGACCACCATGGCCACCGTGTTCCGTAATGCCCCGGATCTGAAGGATTCCGGCGTGAACGTGACGTTGATGGGTGGTTCGCTGACACTACCGGGCAATGTAAGTCCTGCTGCCGAAGCGAACATCTCCCAGGATCCCGAGGCCGCTGATTACCTGTTCAAGTGCGGTGCCCGCACCACGATGATTGGCCTCGACGTGACTCATCAGACCGTGCTCACCCGCGAGAAAGCTCATGAATGGGACGCTCTGGGAACGCCGGCCGGTGACTTCCTCGTCACCATGACCGATTACTACATCGATTTCTACGTAAAGAACCAGCCGGAAATCCACGGCTGCGGACTGCATGACCCGCTCGCTGTGGCTGCCGCGCTTGACCCATCATTGATCACCACGTTCGGCTTCAACCTACAGGTCGATTTGGAGGGCCCGTTCCGTGGCCGCACCATTGGTGACCGCTCGCGGCTGCAAGATTTCGACAAGCACACTCAGGTTGCGCTCGGCGTCGACGTGTCGGAATTCCTCGACCGCTTTATGGCTCGCGTCACCGCCGCGGCTCGTGGGTAA
- a CDS encoding LacI family DNA-binding transcriptional regulator, translating into MVTARDVAKRAGVSQATVSYVMSGSRPISEATKKRVRKAMDELGYVPNINARSLAGGKVGVIGVLVHMDENTDLAELRPFLVVIMEEARKRGSSVMLVPADEGIEGLCRMVRQGVVDGVLVFDVEWHDERLPEIARLDIPVVLVGTPENAHGLPCVDVDYRRVAQMAVNRLAERGAQRMVLVGDWGRSLDRYAFAKFFASESRVVAQVLGMEYEIFIPREKGWRGIWAMKDELKRMAQCHGGIAVRTPHALDSLLQLCVEMQIQPGRDFSLVAVYVDGHDEELRVPVDNVDPVPQSVSKAAMGLLFDRIDGHKTGERLLVSPHITIRS; encoded by the coding sequence ATGGTTACTGCAAGGGATGTGGCAAAGCGCGCCGGGGTGTCTCAGGCCACGGTGTCGTATGTGATGAGCGGTAGCAGGCCCATTTCCGAAGCCACCAAAAAACGGGTGCGCAAGGCCATGGATGAGTTGGGGTATGTTCCCAATATCAATGCGCGATCGTTGGCGGGTGGCAAGGTCGGTGTCATCGGTGTGCTGGTGCATATGGATGAGAATACCGATTTGGCCGAGCTTCGCCCGTTCCTGGTGGTAATCATGGAGGAGGCGAGAAAGCGGGGGTCTAGTGTGATGCTCGTTCCGGCCGACGAGGGGATTGAGGGACTGTGCCGTATGGTGCGTCAAGGCGTGGTCGATGGCGTCTTGGTGTTCGACGTCGAGTGGCATGATGAACGCCTGCCTGAGATAGCGCGATTGGATATTCCCGTTGTGCTGGTGGGTACGCCAGAAAACGCACATGGCCTGCCGTGCGTTGATGTGGATTATCGTCGAGTGGCGCAGATGGCCGTCAATCGTTTGGCGGAACGAGGGGCGCAGCGGATGGTCCTTGTTGGGGACTGGGGAAGAAGTCTCGACCGTTATGCGTTTGCTAAGTTCTTCGCCAGCGAATCTCGTGTGGTGGCTCAAGTGCTGGGCATGGAATATGAGATATTCATCCCGCGTGAAAAAGGATGGAGGGGCATCTGGGCGATGAAGGATGAATTGAAGCGAATGGCTCAATGCCATGGTGGTATTGCGGTGCGCACCCCTCATGCGTTAGATTCGCTGCTGCAGCTTTGTGTGGAAATGCAGATTCAGCCTGGACGTGATTTTTCCCTGGTCGCGGTGTATGTGGATGGTCATGACGAAGAGTTGCGCGTGCCGGTGGATAATGTGGATCCAGTGCCGCAGTCCGTCTCCAAAGCCGCCATGGGGCTACTGTTCGATCGGATCGATGGACATAAAACTGGTGAAAGATTGCTGGTTTCTCCGCATATCACCATCCGTAGCTAA
- a CDS encoding ABC transporter substrate-binding protein, with translation MRGNTKKFALKSAVAVAATAAMVVPMAACGSGTAGGGKTKISFYSYFKDNQIGEVVKGFEKKNPDITLDVQYGQDPAQYISTLQTRLAGGKPPTIFNLTMDNRTDVMKSGAALDISGEDFLDGIDDTNFALFQQDGKTYGMPVSAWVGAFFYNKDILKKAGYDKFPKTWDEFIEMGKKINSNGSTAFLEDFNTQIAGSFTGLLASYYGEQGKSGDLDADIWSGKSTFTKDWTPVFKRWEAAAKAGVIPQKSVGLSADQVKQEFVSGNLGVMRSGPWDLPDLQKSDIDFGVAPFPAYSKEDGQWINGGPDQGFAIASRASDKEKAAAKKFLAYLNSEEGLEAFTSAAGTLSLSSKYNAEPPAELKDVVDNYFKQNKFYWVNWPKSPTVMSTEGIAQQQKIVQGQISAKDAAKALDAKWATLK, from the coding sequence ATGAGGGGTAATACAAAGAAGTTCGCCCTAAAGTCAGCCGTGGCGGTGGCCGCTACGGCAGCCATGGTCGTGCCGATGGCCGCATGCGGTTCCGGTACCGCAGGTGGCGGGAAAACCAAGATTTCGTTCTATTCCTACTTCAAGGACAACCAGATTGGTGAGGTCGTCAAGGGGTTCGAGAAGAAGAACCCCGACATTACCCTCGACGTGCAGTATGGCCAGGATCCGGCACAGTACATCTCGACACTGCAAACCCGTCTTGCTGGTGGCAAGCCGCCGACCATCTTCAATCTGACGATGGATAACCGTACCGATGTCATGAAATCCGGTGCCGCGTTGGACATCTCCGGCGAGGATTTCCTCGATGGCATCGACGACACAAACTTCGCCTTGTTCCAGCAGGATGGCAAGACCTACGGCATGCCGGTTTCCGCATGGGTGGGCGCGTTCTTCTACAACAAAGACATTCTCAAGAAGGCCGGATACGATAAATTCCCCAAGACCTGGGATGAATTCATCGAGATGGGCAAGAAGATCAACTCCAACGGAAGCACCGCTTTCCTGGAGGACTTCAATACTCAGATCGCTGGCTCGTTCACCGGCTTGCTGGCTAGCTATTACGGCGAGCAGGGTAAGTCCGGCGATCTTGACGCGGACATCTGGTCCGGCAAGTCCACTTTCACCAAGGACTGGACTCCGGTATTCAAGAGATGGGAAGCTGCCGCCAAGGCCGGTGTAATTCCTCAGAAATCCGTTGGTCTGTCGGCCGATCAGGTCAAGCAGGAATTCGTGAGCGGCAATCTTGGCGTCATGCGCTCCGGTCCATGGGATCTGCCTGATCTGCAGAAGTCAGACATCGACTTCGGCGTGGCACCGTTCCCGGCCTACAGCAAGGAAGACGGCCAGTGGATCAACGGTGGCCCCGACCAAGGCTTCGCCATCGCGTCCAGGGCCTCCGACAAGGAGAAGGCCGCAGCCAAAAAGTTCCTTGCCTATCTCAACAGCGAAGAGGGCCTCGAGGCGTTTACCTCTGCCGCTGGCACCTTGTCGCTGTCGAGCAAGTACAATGCCGAACCTCCTGCCGAACTGAAGGATGTAGTGGATAACTACTTCAAGCAGAACAAGTTCTACTGGGTCAACTGGCCGAAGTCCCCTACGGTGATGTCCACCGAGGGTATCGCCCAGCAGCAGAAGATCGTGCAGGGCCAGATTTCCGCCAAGGATGCTGCCAAGGCTCTCGACGCCAAGTGGGCGACGCTGAAGTAA
- a CDS encoding carbohydrate ABC transporter permease, giving the protein MTAATIGHASKPKSKRASSLWAENLSSFWFLLPIIIIFFILTVVPLAQSFFYSLTDYDGYSENFSFVAFSNYAVIFKDPSLLSALGFTLLYAFGTTLLVTCFAIPLAVTLNKAMWGRSFARSLFFFLGVPAQAIIGLIWQYIFSPLGSGVMNKVIAVFGIPNIPWLADDNWARFCVIFVAVWMQVGWHATLYLAYLQTIPADLYEQARVDGANSRQQFFHITLPQLIPGIVVSMFLLMTGGLKIYDLPYTLTGGGPGYATNTLSQAIILKGIGQSQYGLGSALSVCFTIACILVIAAQTGIANAVEKRFQ; this is encoded by the coding sequence ATGACCGCTGCAACCATTGGGCATGCTTCCAAACCAAAATCCAAGCGTGCATCATCCTTATGGGCGGAAAACCTCTCCTCATTCTGGTTTCTTCTGCCAATCATCATCATCTTCTTCATCCTTACCGTCGTGCCGTTGGCACAGTCGTTCTTCTATTCACTGACCGATTACGACGGATACTCCGAAAACTTCAGCTTCGTGGCCTTCAGCAACTACGCTGTGATCTTCAAGGACCCGTCGCTGCTATCCGCCCTGGGCTTCACCCTGCTGTATGCCTTCGGCACCACACTGTTGGTCACCTGTTTCGCCATTCCGCTGGCCGTGACCCTCAACAAAGCCATGTGGGGACGTAGCTTCGCCCGTTCGCTGTTCTTCTTCCTTGGTGTCCCGGCGCAGGCCATCATTGGTCTAATTTGGCAGTACATCTTCTCTCCACTGGGTTCCGGCGTGATGAACAAAGTCATCGCGGTATTCGGTATACCGAATATCCCTTGGCTGGCCGATGACAATTGGGCCCGGTTCTGCGTGATTTTCGTGGCCGTATGGATGCAGGTCGGCTGGCACGCCACCCTGTACCTCGCCTATCTGCAAACCATCCCGGCGGACCTGTACGAACAGGCTCGTGTCGACGGTGCCAATTCCCGTCAGCAGTTCTTCCATATCACTCTGCCGCAGCTCATCCCCGGCATCGTCGTCTCGATGTTCCTCTTGATGACCGGCGGACTGAAAATCTACGATCTGCCGTACACCTTGACCGGCGGTGGCCCCGGATACGCCACCAATACGCTGTCCCAGGCCATCATCCTCAAAGGTATCGGCCAAAGTCAGTACGGACTGGGCTCGGCGTTGTCCGTATGCTTCACCATCGCCTGCATTCTCGTCATCGCCGCGCAGACCGGCATTGCCAACGCCGTGGAAAAGAGGTTCCAATGA
- a CDS encoding carbohydrate ABC transporter permease, protein MTPSQRELVRKIFRTIVVLGLALICAVPLYYVIVSSFKTSIDMIKNPLGLPEQWTLENYKEAFADGTIIRAFVNTLIVTVVAVLLQVLVGSMAAFGVVYKKSKFTAIVGGVLMVTFAIPVQATMLPLYRMESETGLVDSLLGLIVLYMGSCVFCYFLIVGYMKSLPQELFEAAKIDGAGPWRIYSRIVLPLITPILTTVVVFQTMGTWNDFLLPSVFLSSTDNQTVVLQVYNAVQQFSTNWPLFMTITVLALVPVFIFFCFCQKWIVSGLVAGSVKG, encoded by the coding sequence ATGACACCGTCTCAGCGTGAACTCGTTCGCAAAATCTTTCGCACCATCGTGGTGCTTGGCCTGGCCCTGATTTGCGCCGTGCCACTGTACTATGTGATCGTCAGCTCCTTCAAGACCTCAATCGATATGATCAAGAACCCATTGGGGCTTCCGGAGCAGTGGACGCTGGAGAACTACAAGGAGGCCTTCGCCGACGGCACCATCATTCGTGCGTTCGTCAACACGCTGATTGTCACCGTGGTGGCGGTGCTGCTGCAGGTTCTGGTCGGTTCGATGGCCGCATTCGGTGTGGTATACAAGAAATCCAAGTTCACCGCCATCGTCGGTGGCGTACTGATGGTCACCTTCGCCATTCCTGTGCAGGCCACAATGCTGCCGCTGTACCGCATGGAGTCCGAGACCGGACTTGTGGATTCGCTGCTTGGCTTGATTGTGCTGTATATGGGCTCGTGTGTGTTCTGCTACTTCCTGATCGTCGGCTACATGAAGTCCCTGCCACAGGAATTGTTCGAAGCGGCCAAAATCGACGGTGCCGGCCCATGGCGCATCTACTCGCGCATCGTGTTGCCGCTGATCACCCCAATATTGACCACCGTCGTCGTATTCCAAACCATGGGCACTTGGAACGACTTCCTCCTGCCGAGTGTGTTCCTCAGCTCCACGGATAACCAGACCGTCGTGCTGCAGGTATACAACGCCGTGCAGCAGTTCTCCACGAACTGGCCTCTGTTCATGACTATCACGGTGCTTGCCCTGGTTCCGGTGTTCATTTTCTTCTGCTTCTGCCAGAAGTGGATTGTCTCCGGGTTGGTTGCCGGCTCCGTTAAGGGCTGA
- a CDS encoding type II toxin-antitoxin system HipA family toxin — protein sequence MAKTIESTVLITLGPGMEAPAGTLYATGDDLSFRYDSTYTISSDSFDLFPSMPRSLAPFFFSGLGPFSDSAPDRWGRKVFSRSLKRTRVSESEYLFGVNDLTRQGAIRFIVDGKPAAGDEGVPVLSKLPELLDTADAVEQNREVSDVSLRRLYRATGSLGGARPKASVSDRNALWLAKFPKPNGDDWDVIGWEAVTLEIANMAGIKVPEHRVIAIKDSEERSRTVLLTHRFDRVSAPSVERMERLPYISAMTALEARDGDGGDWLDLAEFTRRAGGDTIELWRRAMFGAAIGNTDDHLRNHGYLRKNNSWQLAPAFDMNPEPFDPSLPDSHQMSLLGDTEVDIDKLMSDESLSLFGVSRKYADHWLPTLRSALSQALSRAAMRRIDMHSINLMAERFDKAVHALQ from the coding sequence ATGGCAAAAACTATCGAATCAACTGTACTGATTACGCTAGGGCCTGGAATGGAAGCTCCTGCCGGCACATTGTATGCGACTGGCGACGACCTATCGTTCCGCTATGATTCGACGTACACAATCAGCAGCGATTCCTTCGACCTCTTCCCATCTATGCCCCGCTCGTTGGCCCCATTCTTCTTCTCTGGACTTGGTCCATTTTCGGATTCCGCCCCAGACCGTTGGGGCAGAAAGGTGTTTTCCCGCAGTCTTAAACGGACGCGTGTCAGCGAGTCGGAATATTTGTTCGGTGTCAACGATCTGACAAGACAGGGTGCCATTCGATTCATTGTTGATGGCAAGCCAGCGGCAGGAGATGAAGGAGTACCCGTACTGTCAAAGCTGCCGGAGTTATTGGACACTGCGGATGCGGTGGAACAGAACCGCGAGGTAAGTGATGTCTCCTTACGCAGGTTGTATCGGGCAACCGGCTCACTCGGAGGCGCACGACCTAAAGCTTCGGTGTCGGATCGTAATGCGCTGTGGCTGGCCAAATTTCCGAAACCGAACGGCGATGATTGGGATGTTATCGGTTGGGAAGCCGTCACCTTGGAAATCGCGAACATGGCCGGCATCAAAGTGCCCGAACATCGCGTCATTGCAATAAAGGATTCGGAGGAGAGAAGCCGGACCGTGCTATTGACTCACCGTTTTGATCGCGTGTCTGCACCATCAGTTGAGCGAATGGAGCGATTACCTTATATATCCGCAATGACCGCGCTGGAAGCAAGAGATGGGGACGGCGGAGACTGGTTGGATCTAGCAGAATTTACGCGTAGGGCAGGAGGAGACACCATAGAGCTGTGGCGGAGAGCAATGTTTGGCGCGGCCATCGGCAACACTGATGACCATCTACGAAACCACGGGTATTTGCGTAAGAATAATTCCTGGCAATTGGCACCCGCTTTTGACATGAATCCTGAACCATTCGATCCGTCGCTACCCGACTCACACCAGATGTCATTATTAGGTGACACCGAAGTCGATATAGATAAATTGATGTCCGATGAGAGTCTGTCTTTGTTCGGTGTAAGCCGTAAATATGCGGATCATTGGTTGCCGACATTGCGATCAGCCTTATCTCAGGCATTATCTCGAGCCGCGATGCGCCGCATTGACATGCATTCCATCAATCTGATGGCCGAACGTTTTGATAAGGCGGTTCATGCTCTGCAGTAG
- a CDS encoding helix-turn-helix domain-containing protein, with product MKYVPTTTKRDLRILGEQFSQQRKLLMLTVADVAHRSGVSPTTVSNLEQGKAVRSDSLLTIARVLQLADTLVAACDPYSTDLGRLRAGQQLPKRVRR from the coding sequence ATGAAGTATGTGCCCACCACCACCAAACGCGATTTACGCATCCTAGGCGAACAGTTCTCGCAACAGCGCAAACTACTGATGTTGACGGTTGCGGATGTAGCACACCGCTCTGGTGTCAGCCCGACCACAGTGTCAAATCTGGAGCAAGGCAAGGCTGTCCGGTCAGATTCGCTGTTAACCATCGCGCGCGTGTTGCAACTTGCTGACACACTCGTAGCCGCATGCGACCCCTATTCCACCGATCTTGGGCGTCTCCGCGCTGGCCAACAACTCCCGAAGCGCGTTCGGAGGTGA
- the rimM gene encoding ribosome maturation factor RimM (Essential for efficient processing of 16S rRNA) codes for MAQQDMHDDPQQLELLRVARIGRAQGLKGEVTVRLYTDDPEWRFEPDSVLYSQDGEAEYIVEGSRTFKDRWILKLEGVDDRNAAEALNGVELYGEVDDAEDMLEADEWYPKDLIGLEARLVEGNGLGLPAGQVVGKVVNVVDSPAQSLLKIRLTEPVVTGQNSKGEDVVEKTALVPFVEELVPDIDLEEQYLTLDPPGGLIPGL; via the coding sequence ATGGCACAGCAAGACATGCACGACGACCCTCAGCAGCTCGAGTTGCTGAGGGTCGCTCGTATTGGCCGCGCACAGGGCCTGAAGGGCGAAGTCACCGTGCGCCTGTACACCGATGATCCCGAGTGGCGCTTCGAGCCGGACTCCGTGCTCTACAGCCAGGATGGCGAGGCCGAGTACATCGTCGAGGGCTCACGCACGTTCAAGGATCGTTGGATTCTCAAGCTTGAGGGCGTCGACGACCGCAATGCCGCCGAGGCCCTAAACGGTGTCGAACTCTACGGCGAGGTCGACGACGCAGAAGATATGCTCGAAGCCGACGAATGGTATCCCAAGGATCTTATTGGCCTTGAGGCCCGTCTAGTCGAGGGCAACGGTCTGGGACTGCCCGCCGGCCAAGTGGTCGGCAAAGTGGTGAATGTGGTCGACTCCCCCGCTCAGTCACTGCTCAAGATTCGTTTGACCGAGCCGGTGGTAACCGGCCAGAATTCCAAGGGCGAGGATGTAGTCGAGAAGACCGCGTTGGTGCCGTTCGTGGAGGAACTGGTGCCCGACATCGATCTGGAGGAGCAATACCTCACGCTCGACCCACCCGGTGGTTTGATTCCGGGATTGTAA
- a CDS encoding RNA-binding protein, with protein sequence MLAQAVEHLIKNIVDFPDDVSVKSHENARGELLRVRVNPEDIGRVIGRGGRTANAIRTVIQALSDHKVRVDIMDVRR encoded by the coding sequence ATGCTCGCACAGGCTGTGGAACACCTCATCAAGAACATCGTTGATTTTCCCGACGATGTTTCCGTCAAGTCTCATGAGAACGCGCGCGGCGAACTGCTTCGTGTACGCGTGAACCCGGAAGACATCGGCCGTGTGATCGGCCGTGGCGGCCGCACCGCCAACGCGATTCGCACCGTGATTCAGGCACTGTCTGACCACAAGGTCCGCGTTGACATCATGGACGTCCGTCGATAA
- the rpsP gene encoding 30S ribosomal protein S16: MATKIRLKRQGKKFYAFYRVVVVDSRKKRDGKVIEEIGIYNPNTQPSTIQIKSDRAQYWLGVGAQPSEPVFKLLNITGDWQKYKGLEGAEGTLKTVEAGPDAEARIAAVENQAQKLKAAKSEAAAKAKAEAEAAAAAEEAPAEEAAEEAPAEA, translated from the coding sequence TTGGCAACCAAGATTCGTCTGAAGCGACAGGGCAAGAAGTTCTACGCCTTCTACCGTGTGGTGGTCGTCGATTCCCGCAAGAAGCGTGACGGCAAGGTCATCGAGGAGATCGGTATCTACAACCCCAACACCCAGCCCTCGACCATCCAGATCAAGTCTGACCGCGCTCAGTACTGGCTCGGCGTCGGCGCTCAGCCGTCCGAGCCCGTCTTCAAGCTGCTGAACATCACCGGCGACTGGCAGAAGTACAAGGGCCTTGAAGGTGCCGAAGGCACCCTGAAGACCGTTGAAGCTGGCCCGGACGCCGAGGCCCGCATCGCGGCCGTTGAGAACCAGGCTCAGAAGCTGAAGGCCGCCAAGTCCGAAGCTGCTGCCAAGGCCAAGGCTGAAGCCGAAGCCGCTGCCGCCGCTGAGGAAGCCCCGGCTGAAGAGGCCGCCGAAGAAGCTCCGGCTGAGGCCTGA
- a CDS encoding aminotransferase class IV, with product MGECVIGPGARARVDADDGFFFGMGAFETIAVSGGAPVFLDDHLTRLGETLRYLGIEARRADLETMVLRACAGLGASDDSALKLTVTERNRVVSLRHNPYAAPGAKRVFRCDFADVRRNESSPLARMKTLAYAENIMEKRRARDRAVDEPLFLNTRGEVAEGAVSNIFAVIGGDVVTPPVSCGLLPGVMRHAVIGFTGAVERPIMPDELLRADEVFLTNSLMGAMPVAGIGGVEFEPGSVSRDVNDAYARMVARTRARAQTKEFR from the coding sequence ATGGGTGAGTGCGTGATCGGCCCCGGTGCCCGGGCGCGTGTGGATGCGGATGACGGATTCTTCTTCGGCATGGGGGCCTTCGAGACCATCGCGGTATCCGGCGGCGCGCCCGTGTTTCTGGACGACCATCTGACGCGTTTGGGTGAGACGTTGCGATACCTCGGCATCGAGGCGCGTCGCGCCGATCTGGAGACGATGGTTCTCCGCGCATGCGCCGGACTCGGCGCATCGGACGATTCGGCCCTCAAGCTCACGGTCACCGAGCGCAACCGCGTCGTCTCGTTGAGACACAACCCGTATGCCGCGCCGGGGGCGAAGCGCGTCTTCCGCTGCGACTTCGCCGATGTGCGCAGGAACGAATCCTCCCCCCTCGCGCGCATGAAGACGCTGGCGTATGCCGAAAACATCATGGAGAAGCGTCGCGCCCGTGACCGCGCCGTCGACGAGCCGTTGTTCCTCAATACGCGGGGCGAGGTCGCCGAAGGGGCCGTCTCCAATATCTTTGCCGTCATCGGGGGAGACGTCGTGACGCCTCCCGTCTCCTGCGGTCTGCTGCCCGGGGTCATGCGCCATGCCGTGATCGGGTTCACGGGGGCCGTCGAACGCCCGATCATGCCCGACGAGCTGCTTCGGGCCGACGAGGTGTTCCTCACCAACTCCCTGATGGGTGCCATGCCCGTGGCCGGTATCGGCGGCGTGGAATTCGAACCGGGGAGCGTGTCGCGCGACGTGAACGACGCCTATGCCCGCATGGTGGCGCGGACGCGGGCCCGGGCGCAGACGAAGGAGTTCCGGTGA